The following coding sequences lie in one Bacteroides helcogenes P 36-108 genomic window:
- a CDS encoding MgtC/SapB family protein has product MERLYEYLPRELVTFVLVTVFSLLIGLSQRKISLKREGETTLFGTDRTFTFIGILGYLLYILDPAEYRLFMGGGAVLGLLLGLNYYVKQSQFHVFGVTTVIIALITYCIAPIVATQPSWFYVMVVVTVLLFTELKHTFTELAQRMKNDEMTTLAKFLAISGIILPMLPDDNLIPGINLTPYSIWLATVVVSGISYLSYLLRRYVFRESGILVSGIVGGLYSSTATISVLARRSRKASAQEAPEYAAAMLLAVSMMFLRFLILIGIFSGMILEAVYPYLLIMSAVSAGVAWFLHGKRRRVEDAGRAEEEEDGSNPLEFKVALIFAMLFVIFTVLTHYTLVYAGTGGLNLLSFVSGFSDITPFILNLLQGTDRVAVSLIAACSMQAIVSNIAVNMCYALFFAGGKSPLRPWVLGGFGCVIAMNVCLLIFFYLL; this is encoded by the coding sequence ATGGAAAGACTTTATGAATATCTGCCCCGCGAACTGGTGACCTTCGTCCTTGTCACCGTATTCTCCTTGCTTATAGGGCTTTCGCAACGCAAAATCAGCTTGAAGCGCGAAGGCGAGACCACGCTTTTTGGAACCGACCGCACATTTACCTTTATCGGCATACTGGGCTATCTGCTCTATATCCTCGACCCTGCCGAATACCGCCTTTTCATGGGCGGAGGCGCTGTGCTGGGGCTTCTGTTAGGGCTGAACTATTACGTCAAGCAGTCGCAGTTCCACGTGTTCGGAGTCACCACCGTAATCATCGCCCTCATCACGTATTGCATCGCGCCGATAGTGGCTACGCAGCCTTCGTGGTTCTACGTGATGGTGGTGGTCACCGTCCTGCTCTTTACGGAATTGAAGCACACCTTTACGGAACTGGCGCAGCGCATGAAAAACGACGAGATGACTACCCTTGCCAAGTTCCTCGCCATCAGCGGCATCATCCTGCCGATGCTGCCCGATGACAATCTCATTCCCGGCATCAACCTCACGCCTTACAGCATCTGGCTGGCCACGGTGGTGGTGTCCGGCATTTCCTATCTTTCCTACCTGCTCAGGAGGTATGTGTTCCGCGAGTCGGGCATTCTGGTGTCGGGCATCGTGGGCGGGCTGTACAGCAGCACGGCCACCATCTCCGTGCTGGCGCGCCGCAGCCGCAAGGCTTCCGCGCAGGAGGCTCCCGAATATGCGGCAGCCATGCTGCTGGCGGTGAGCATGATGTTTCTGCGCTTCCTTATATTGATAGGTATCTTCAGTGGTATGATTCTGGAGGCCGTTTACCCCTATCTGCTCATCATGTCGGCGGTGTCGGCCGGTGTGGCGTGGTTTCTGCACGGCAAGCGCAGGCGGGTGGAAGATGCCGGACGCGCGGAGGAAGAAGAAGACGGCAGCAATCCTCTGGAATTCAAGGTGGCGCTCATCTTTGCCATGCTGTTTGTCATATTCACGGTGTTGACGCATTATACACTGGTATATGCCGGCACGGGCGGACTGAACTTGCTCTCTTTCGTGTCCGGCTTCAGCGATATCACCCCTTTTATCCTGAACCTGCTGCAAGGCACAGACCGGGTGGCAGTGTCGCTTATTGCGGCTTGCAGCATGCAGGCCATTGTCAGCAATATAGCCGTGAACATGTGTTATGCGTTGTTCTTCGCCGGCGGAAAAAGCCCCCTGCGCCCGTGGGTGCTGGGCGGATTCGGATGCGTCATTGCGATGAATGTCTGTTTGTTGATTTTCTTTTATCTACTGTAA
- a CDS encoding outer membrane beta-barrel family protein — MRIKWTVLLWMLMVSGLTAAQNTANISFQIKGILLDSLTQEGEPYATIKIVKKEAPAKALKMLVTDMKGRFREKVPGSGDFVMTISSVGRNSIVKSFSVQPGEKEVDFGTLYVTDASKELGEVEIVAQKPLVKVDVDKIEYNIEDDPDSKTNSVIEMLRKVPLVTVDGEDNIKVNGSSSFKIHVNGKPNNMMSSNPKDVLKSMPANTIKYIEVITSPGAKYDAEGVGGILNIVTVGGGFEGYTASFSGRAGNRGLGASTWATIKQGKLTLTGNYSYSYNDSPASYSEGQREDYGSTDRKYLDSEYSSNYNGSFQHGDVEASYEIDTLRLITMSVGMYGGGSSNDSEGGIAMWNAARDTKAYSYRSLTEGDGSWYSVRGNIDYQRTSKRNKDRMLTLSYKVNTQPQEDDNYNRYLDRYQVPEVFQLYNSHTFGKTNTTEHTFQVDYTTPIGKLHTVETGVKYIIRNNVSKNTFEEDKSSDGNGQYVYNEGRSSHYKHLNDIVAAYLGYTLRYKGFSFKPGLRFEHTAQDVRYIVGVGENFKVNYNNLVPSVSLGFKLSQTQTLRGGYDMRIYRPGIWSLNPYFDDRSPMSIRQGNSSLSSEKSHAFSLNYSSFAAKFNINVGLRHSFNNSGIESVSRLIGEGGEDFDNGKHHASEGALYSTYQNIGKSRRTDMNLYLNWNASSKTRLYVNGSGGYSDLRSPVQNLHNFGWQGSMYAGIQHTFPWKLRASLNAGGSTPYISLQGKGSGYNYYGLSVNRSFLKDRLTVSVYGSNLFSEYIKFDNKTFGENFYSTSKSRYPNRSFGMSISYRIGNLRASVKKAARSINNDDVKGGGGGGEGGQGGGN, encoded by the coding sequence ATGAGAATCAAATGGACTGTGCTACTGTGGATGCTGATGGTATCCGGGCTGACAGCGGCGCAAAACACGGCAAACATTTCTTTTCAAATCAAGGGAATTTTGCTTGACTCGCTCACTCAAGAGGGAGAGCCTTATGCCACAATCAAGATCGTAAAGAAAGAAGCACCCGCAAAGGCTTTGAAAATGCTGGTGACGGACATGAAAGGCCGCTTCCGGGAGAAAGTGCCCGGTTCGGGCGACTTCGTGATGACCATCTCCTCTGTGGGACGGAACAGCATCGTGAAGAGTTTCTCCGTGCAGCCGGGTGAGAAGGAGGTGGATTTCGGAACGCTCTACGTTACGGACGCTTCCAAGGAGCTGGGTGAGGTGGAGATTGTAGCCCAGAAGCCTTTGGTAAAGGTGGATGTGGACAAGATAGAGTATAACATAGAAGACGATCCCGACTCGAAGACCAACTCCGTGATAGAGATGCTTCGTAAAGTGCCCCTTGTGACGGTGGACGGAGAAGATAACATCAAGGTGAACGGCAGCAGCAGCTTTAAGATACACGTCAACGGCAAACCCAACAACATGATGAGCAGCAACCCCAAGGATGTGCTCAAAAGCATGCCCGCCAATACCATCAAGTACATAGAGGTCATCACCTCGCCCGGAGCCAAATATGATGCCGAAGGCGTGGGAGGCATCCTGAACATTGTGACCGTGGGCGGCGGATTTGAAGGATATACCGCCTCCTTCAGCGGGCGCGCCGGCAACAGGGGGCTGGGTGCAAGCACATGGGCCACCATCAAGCAAGGCAAGCTGACGCTGACCGGCAATTATAGTTACAGCTACAACGACTCTCCGGCTTCCTACTCGGAAGGCCAGCGCGAAGACTATGGCTCCACCGACAGGAAGTATCTGGATTCTGAGTATTCCTCGAATTATAACGGAAGCTTTCAGCATGGAGACGTGGAGGCCAGTTATGAGATAGATACGCTGAGGCTCATCACCATGTCGGTGGGTATGTATGGCGGCGGAAGCAGCAACGATTCGGAAGGCGGCATCGCCATGTGGAATGCAGCGCGCGACACAAAGGCTTACAGCTACCGCAGCCTGACCGAAGGAGACGGCTCGTGGTACTCCGTCAGGGGCAACATAGACTATCAGCGTACCTCGAAGCGGAACAAGGACCGCATGCTTACGCTGTCGTACAAGGTCAATACCCAACCGCAGGAAGACGACAACTATAACCGCTATCTGGACCGCTATCAGGTTCCCGAAGTCTTTCAGCTATACAACTCGCACACTTTCGGAAAAACAAATACCACGGAGCATACTTTCCAGGTGGATTATACCACTCCCATAGGCAAGTTGCACACCGTAGAGACGGGCGTGAAGTACATCATCCGCAACAACGTCAGCAAAAACACCTTCGAGGAAGACAAGAGCAGTGACGGCAACGGCCAGTATGTATATAACGAGGGGCGTAGCAGCCATTACAAGCATCTGAATGACATTGTGGCGGCCTATTTAGGCTACACGCTGCGCTATAAAGGCTTTTCCTTCAAGCCGGGGCTGCGCTTTGAGCATACCGCGCAGGATGTGCGCTATATCGTAGGCGTGGGCGAGAACTTCAAGGTGAACTACAACAATCTGGTTCCTTCCGTGTCATTGGGATTCAAGTTGAGCCAGACCCAGACGTTGCGCGGAGGATATGACATGCGCATTTACCGTCCGGGCATCTGGTCTCTGAATCCTTATTTCGATGACAGAAGCCCGATGTCCATCAGGCAGGGAAACTCATCGCTGTCAAGCGAGAAGAGCCATGCGTTCAGTTTGAATTACAGCAGCTTTGCGGCCAAGTTCAATATCAACGTAGGATTGCGGCATTCGTTCAACAACAGTGGAATCGAGAGCGTGAGCCGCTTGATAGGCGAAGGCGGTGAAGATTTTGACAACGGAAAGCACCATGCTTCCGAAGGAGCTCTTTACAGCACGTACCAGAATATAGGTAAAAGCCGCCGTACGGACATGAATCTGTATCTCAACTGGAATGCGTCATCCAAGACCCGTCTTTACGTCAACGGAAGCGGCGGTTATTCTGACCTGCGCAGTCCTGTGCAGAACTTGCACAACTTCGGCTGGCAAGGTTCCATGTATGCCGGCATACAGCACACCTTCCCGTGGAAGTTGCGTGCCAGCCTGAATGCGGGCGGAAGCACACCCTACATTTCTCTGCAAGGCAAGGGTAGCGGCTACAACTATTATGGCCTGAGCGTGAACCGTTCGTTCCTCAAGGATCGCCTGACGGTGAGTGTCTATGGCTCCAACCTGTTCTCCGAATATATTAAATTTGACAATAAGACTTTTGGCGAGAATTTCTATTCTACCAGCAAGAGCCGTTATCCCAACCGTTCGTTCGGCATGAGCATCAGTTACCGCATCGGCAACTTGAGAGCCAGCGTGAAGAAAGCGGCCCGTTCCATCAACAATGACGATGTGAAAGGCGGCGGTGGCGGCGGTGAAGGCGGCCAGGGAGGTGGCAATTAA
- a CDS encoding S41 family peptidase, protein MKKILSACFILLCLLPWLAGCIREEEFDNTPEGNFEALWKIIDEQYCFLDYKQIDWDAIHDKYRPLITPNMSNEGLFEILGNMLAELKDGHVNLYSSSNMARYWDWYLDYPRNFNESIIEQYLGRNYRIAGGAKYTILEDNIGYIYYGDFSSGIGNGNLDEILSYLSACNGLIIDVRNNGGGNLNYATLMAQRFTNEKVLTSYIQHKTGTGHSDFSEPAPVYIEPSNSIRWQKKVAVLTNRHSYSATNDFVNSMRYFPNVTLVGDKTGGGSGLPFSSELPNGWGVRFSASPHLDADKRHIEFGIDPDVKIDMDKEKDEPGGTDTIIEEARKLLKTAH, encoded by the coding sequence GCCGGCTGCATCCGTGAGGAAGAATTCGACAATACCCCCGAAGGCAACTTCGAAGCATTATGGAAAATCATCGACGAGCAATATTGCTTCCTCGACTATAAACAGATAGACTGGGATGCCATCCATGACAAATACCGGCCGCTCATCACCCCCAACATGAGCAATGAAGGCCTGTTCGAGATACTCGGCAACATGCTTGCCGAACTGAAGGACGGGCATGTCAACCTGTACAGCTCCTCCAACATGGCACGCTATTGGGACTGGTATCTGGATTATCCGCGCAACTTCAACGAAAGCATCATCGAACAGTATCTCGGGCGCAACTACCGCATAGCCGGAGGAGCCAAATACACCATACTGGAAGACAATATAGGATACATCTATTACGGAGACTTCTCCAGCGGCATCGGCAACGGAAATCTGGACGAGATACTCTCTTATCTCTCCGCCTGCAACGGACTGATCATCGACGTGCGCAACAATGGCGGCGGCAACCTGAACTACGCCACTCTCATGGCCCAGCGCTTCACCAACGAGAAAGTGCTGACAAGCTACATACAACACAAGACAGGCACAGGGCACAGCGACTTTTCAGAGCCTGCGCCCGTCTATATAGAACCTTCCAACAGCATCCGGTGGCAAAAGAAAGTAGCCGTGCTGACCAACCGCCACTCTTACAGCGCCACCAACGATTTTGTAAATTCCATGCGCTACTTTCCCAACGTCACTTTGGTAGGTGACAAAACAGGAGGCGGCTCAGGGCTTCCTTTTTCTTCCGAACTTCCCAACGGATGGGGAGTGCGCTTTTCCGCCAGTCCGCATCTGGATGCAGACAAGCGGCACATCGAATTCGGCATTGATCCGGACGTAAAAATAGACATGGATAAGGAAAAAGACGAACCCGGCGGAACAGACACCATCATCGAGGAAGCGCGGAAGCTGCTGAAAACAGCCCATTAA